From Woronichinia naegeliana WA131, the proteins below share one genomic window:
- a CDS encoding ATP-binding cassette domain-containing protein yields MTIACYHLLSSQQTATGRPILNDISCQIEAGEFVAILGLNGAGKSSLLKSFVGLLPLKRGEIRVHDNLITAHNLKKIRRYLAMIFQGGGLIHQLSALDNVLCGLLGSRSSWQTLTGFKQSDRGLALNLLTDLGLQEQAEQRVSQLSGGQQQRVAIARALIQSPQILLADEPTSGLDTFAAHQVMDNLARLNREQNLTVVTVLHDLVMASRYAQRAIILEAGKIIYDGSSCNLSQKFSQSNSAQLSLALN; encoded by the coding sequence ATGACCATTGCTTGTTATCATTTATTAAGTTCACAGCAAACGGCAACAGGCAGACCCATTTTAAATGATATTTCCTGTCAAATTGAAGCGGGAGAATTTGTAGCGATCTTGGGACTCAATGGAGCCGGTAAATCGAGTTTATTAAAATCCTTTGTCGGTTTACTGCCTTTAAAACGAGGAGAAATTCGAGTTCATGATAATTTGATCACGGCTCATAACCTTAAGAAGATACGTCGTTATTTAGCGATGATTTTCCAGGGAGGCGGTTTGATTCATCAATTGTCGGCCCTTGATAATGTTCTCTGTGGTCTATTAGGTTCCCGTTCTAGCTGGCAGACTTTGACCGGATTTAAACAAAGCGATCGCGGTTTAGCTTTGAATTTATTAACCGATTTAGGATTACAAGAACAAGCAGAGCAACGGGTCAGTCAACTGAGTGGCGGCCAACAACAACGGGTGGCGATCGCCCGTGCCTTGATTCAGTCTCCCCAGATCCTATTAGCCGATGAACCGACTTCTGGTTTAGATACCTTCGCAGCCCATCAAGTGATGGACAATTTAGCCCGTTTAAATCGCGAACAAAATTTAACGGTAGTCACAGTGCTACATGATTTAGTAATGGCTAGTCGCTATGCCCAACGCGCCATTATCTTAGAGGCCGGTAAAATTATTTATGATGGTTCTTCTTGCAATTTATCTCAGAAATTTAGTCAGTCTAATTCTGCTCAATTATCTCTGGCATTAAACTAA
- a CDS encoding type II toxin-antitoxin system HicB family antitoxin, with translation MMDQYLIVLEKSDTGFSAYSPDVAGCIATGETLEATIALMRSALALHLADTETLPKPRGIDAYLDALRDSEGEEFYLTHVSVASLQEVI, from the coding sequence ATGATGGATCAATATCTTATTGTCTTAGAAAAAAGTGATACGGGCTTTTCGGCCTATTCTCCTGATGTGGCGGGTTGTATCGCAACAGGGGAAACTTTAGAAGCCACAATTGCCCTAATGCGATCAGCCTTGGCTTTACATTTGGCAGATACAGAAACCTTGCCCAAACCGCGTGGCATTGATGCTTATTTGGATGCTTTGCGCGATTCGGAAGGAGAAGAATTTTATTTAACTCATGTTTCAGTTGCAAGTTTACAGGAGGTGATATGA
- a CDS encoding toll/interleukin-1 receptor domain-containing protein, which translates to MSDVFISYSRNDSEFVRILNKALENSKRKTWVDWKGIAKGTEWWKEIEEGIEGADTFVFVISPDSVASTVCQDEINHAVKYNKQILAIVYRDADELLEEKNSAHTAISRPNWLFFRDTDNFEQSFKELIDALNLDIAHVKGHTRFLVRALEWDKKKRKDGFLLQDENLIEAEDWLKSGVNKDPKPTDLQKKFVEASRVLRDRNIKQKKLLLGIVYSTIGLVVAIPLTIAGTILGNLHNRQNVVFAQQGQHITGSSKYRLSYTRLYQGKLEAEGAKNVLNQIVFGIPIKDNNTSIDCIDIGSIQSKELDGDTSGKHVINFNAPKRPGVYYIFFESEMQYTCENAKIQFNSKDPQSSSPKKSQTSSIGVVIVGNFVDIVFHWKDVQQAFNDNISHTVMAILKADGLFVSLSKFSLSLKSSDKLTRAPKPIPYPDGTIVKMPGNAAVFLLKGKKRHVLTKEIFDDCKYKEKMKAIYAQELLKEYPEGEDVSRSEKCWPGQSRAGTYFTWKNAIHLGFYNPNKSNPRGAGDLIAYCTFRDPESFEMYQSAVEVDNVGHLTDNQVDPLQSQGACPMPLPLGYFTWKGASYYSMGKSKYCLKQEFVDHKNRRIKDKEPIFGDLKSEPDEFMSLSGDCGK; encoded by the coding sequence ATGTCGGACGTTTTTATTTCCTATTCCCGTAACGATTCAGAGTTTGTGCGTATTTTGAATAAGGCTCTAGAGAACAGCAAACGCAAAACCTGGGTTGATTGGAAAGGGATAGCCAAGGGGACGGAGTGGTGGAAGGAGATCGAGGAGGGGATTGAGGGGGCTGATACCTTTGTTTTTGTGATTAGTCCTGATTCGGTGGCTTCTACGGTTTGTCAGGATGAAATTAACCACGCCGTCAAATATAATAAACAGATTTTGGCGATTGTCTATCGGGATGCCGACGAGCTTTTAGAGGAAAAAAATTCTGCTCATACAGCAATTAGTCGTCCTAATTGGCTATTTTTTCGGGATACTGACAATTTTGAGCAATCGTTTAAAGAATTAATTGATGCGTTGAATTTGGATATTGCCCATGTTAAAGGTCATACTCGTTTTCTGGTAAGGGCTTTAGAGTGGGATAAAAAAAAGCGCAAAGACGGGTTTTTATTACAGGATGAAAACTTAATCGAAGCAGAGGATTGGTTAAAGTCGGGAGTGAATAAAGACCCGAAACCGACGGATTTGCAAAAGAAGTTTGTTGAGGCAAGTAGAGTATTACGCGATCGCAATATAAAACAGAAAAAACTTTTACTCGGCATTGTGTACTCAACTATTGGGTTGGTTGTTGCCATACCACTGACAATTGCAGGAACTATTTTAGGGAATTTGCATAATCGTCAGAACGTAGTTTTTGCTCAACAGGGTCAACACATTACTGGATCATCAAAATATAGACTCAGTTATACCAGACTATACCAGGGGAAGTTAGAGGCGGAGGGAGCAAAGAATGTACTGAACCAAATCGTGTTTGGAATTCCAATTAAAGATAATAATACATCGATAGATTGTATAGATATTGGTTCCATTCAGAGTAAAGAGCTTGATGGAGATACATCGGGCAAGCACGTAATTAATTTCAATGCTCCGAAAAGACCAGGTGTGTACTATATTTTTTTTGAGAGTGAAATGCAATATACTTGTGAGAACGCTAAAATTCAGTTTAATTCTAAAGATCCACAATCATCATCCCCCAAAAAATCACAAACCTCATCTATTGGAGTTGTGATTGTTGGTAATTTCGTGGACATTGTTTTTCATTGGAAAGATGTCCAACAAGCCTTCAACGACAATATATCTCATACAGTTATGGCTATATTAAAGGCGGATGGATTATTTGTTTCTTTATCTAAATTTTCACTATCACTAAAATCGTCCGATAAGTTAACAAGAGCTCCCAAGCCAATTCCATATCCCGACGGAACGATAGTCAAGATGCCTGGAAACGCGGCAGTGTTTCTCCTCAAGGGAAAGAAACGCCATGTTCTCACCAAGGAAATCTTTGACGACTGCAAGTACAAGGAGAAAATGAAAGCAATCTACGCTCAAGAATTATTAAAAGAGTACCCAGAGGGAGAAGATGTGTCGAGATCAGAGAAATGTTGGCCAGGGCAGAGTCGGGCGGGTACATATTTTACTTGGAAGAATGCAATACATTTAGGATTTTACAATCCCAATAAATCTAATCCAAGAGGTGCAGGCGACTTGATCGCGTATTGCACTTTTCGTGACCCAGAAAGCTTTGAGATGTATCAATCGGCTGTGGAGGTTGATAACGTGGGCCATCTAACCGATAATCAAGTTGACCCATTACAGTCTCAGGGTGCGTGTCCAATGCCTTTACCGTTAGGCTATTTTACTTGGAAAGGAGCAAGCTATTATTCAATGGGGAAAAGTAAATATTGTCTTAAGCAAGAATTCGTCGATCATAAAAATCGCCGTATTAAAGATAAAGAGCCGATCTTCGGTGATTTGAAATCTGAGCCTGATGAGTTTATGTCGCTTTCTGGAGACTGCGGTAAATAG
- the phnE gene encoding phosphonate ABC transporter, permease protein PhnE, with protein MEKKLKFRLDNRRQLQRGFKKVGILIIVILIYYWAWQGLKIDTTVLDNAAHYLQVFLADFYPPDWSVLDLAFQALIETIQMSIVGTTLGAIFSFPLAIASSHRLSPPWLNWGANFLQNLIRSIPSIVLALIFVAAVGLGEIAGTLAVSVYTIGYLAKFYQEAIESVDPHSLEALKISGASWFQMTQYGILPQILPLCLGYTLYMFEYNIRISSIFGVVGAGGIGFELVTYINGFERPKAATFMIVLLVVVTVIDAVSSKLRQKLESS; from the coding sequence ATGGAAAAAAAGTTGAAATTTAGATTAGATAATAGGCGACAATTACAGCGCGGTTTTAAAAAAGTTGGCATCCTTATTATTGTCATCTTAATTTATTATTGGGCTTGGCAGGGATTAAAAATAGACACGACAGTGTTAGATAATGCAGCCCATTATCTTCAGGTTTTCCTGGCGGATTTTTATCCTCCCGATTGGTCAGTACTTGATTTAGCCTTTCAAGCTCTGATTGAAACGATTCAAATGTCAATTGTAGGAACAACGTTGGGGGCTATTTTTTCCTTTCCTCTAGCGATCGCCAGTAGTCATCGCCTTTCTCCCCCTTGGTTAAATTGGGGAGCTAACTTTCTACAAAATCTTATTCGTTCTATTCCCTCTATTGTTTTAGCCTTGATTTTTGTGGCAGCAGTGGGGCTAGGTGAAATTGCTGGAACCTTGGCCGTTAGCGTTTATACCATTGGTTATCTCGCTAAGTTTTATCAAGAAGCGATCGAGTCAGTAGATCCCCATTCTTTAGAAGCATTAAAAATAAGCGGAGCCTCCTGGTTTCAGATGACTCAATACGGAATTTTGCCGCAAATATTACCGCTCTGTCTAGGCTATACCCTTTATATGTTTGAATATAATATCCGTATTTCTTCTATTTTCGGTGTCGTCGGAGCCGGAGGAATTGGTTTTGAATTAGTCACCTATATCAATGGTTTTGAACGTCCCAAAGCGGCGACTTTTATGATAGTTTTATTGGTCGTTGTTACGGTCATTGATGCAGTTAGCAGTAAGTTAAGACAAAAATTAGAATCTTCTTAA
- a CDS encoding DUF3782 domain-containing protein has translation MVTTADDVWQILAELSTAQKETDRQLKELGKQIRGLGAKFGSFTEGLALPSMEKILRQRFGMEVVSPSVRVSKEGRHVEIDVLAYSNGDLNTAYIVEVKSHAREESIAQLKSILQRFRSFFPEHRDKRLYGILAAVDMSPELRQKTLQEGFYVARIHDEVFELDTPDNFQPQSY, from the coding sequence ATGGTAACGACCGCAGATGATGTCTGGCAAATTCTCGCTGAATTAAGCACTGCACAAAAAGAGACCGATCGCCAACTCAAAGAATTAGGTAAGCAAATTAGAGGACTGGGTGCAAAATTTGGCAGTTTTACGGAAGGTCTTGCGCTTCCTTCAATGGAAAAGATTCTCAGACAACGCTTTGGTATGGAAGTTGTTAGTCCTAGTGTGCGAGTGAGCAAAGAAGGCCGACACGTGGAAATTGATGTTCTTGCTTATTCTAATGGCGATCTGAATACTGCCTATATTGTCGAGGTGAAGAGTCATGCCAGGGAAGAGTCTATTGCTCAATTAAAAAGTATTTTGCAACGTTTTCGTAGCTTTTTTCCTGAACATCGGGATAAACGACTCTATGGCATTTTAGCGGCTGTTGATATGTCTCCTGAGTTGCGTCAAAAAACACTACAAGAAGGTTTTTATGTTGCTCGCATTCACGATGAAGTATTTGAACTGGATACTCCTGATAATTTTCAACCTCAATCTTATTAA
- a CDS encoding Uma2 family endonuclease: MYDLPSEEIGDPGLPDEFHLLQPELLRDTFRPPSYPEDEVFTASDLNLYYDLRQSQWYKRPDWFAVLGPLRRYDQQNLRLSYVVWQEGVNPFIAIELLSPGTEKEDLGQTLREINQPPNKWTVYEQILRIPYYFVFDRYTDTFHAFGLTMNRYQPLTLEGQGIWIEEIQLGLGLWQGSFQNRERLWLRWYDRDGNWLLTPAESEKQRADLEKQRADQVLLALSQEQQRTEEAEAEVARLKQLLQQSGINLD, encoded by the coding sequence ATGTACGACCTTCCCAGCGAAGAAATAGGAGACCCTGGTTTGCCTGATGAATTTCACCTACTCCAGCCTGAGTTATTGCGCGATACCTTTCGACCCCCAAGCTATCCCGAAGACGAGGTATTTACCGCCAGTGACCTCAATCTTTACTACGATCTGCGTCAATCCCAATGGTATAAGCGTCCAGATTGGTTTGCGGTGTTGGGGCCGCTCCGTCGCTATGATCAACAAAATTTACGTCTGAGTTACGTCGTCTGGCAAGAGGGGGTTAATCCATTTATCGCCATTGAATTACTTTCTCCTGGGACAGAAAAAGAGGATTTAGGGCAAACTCTACGGGAAATCAATCAACCGCCCAATAAATGGACTGTCTATGAACAGATTCTGCGGATTCCCTACTATTTTGTTTTTGATCGCTATACCGATACTTTCCACGCCTTTGGCCTAACAATGAATCGCTATCAACCTTTAACCCTAGAAGGTCAGGGCATTTGGATAGAAGAAATTCAATTGGGATTAGGGCTTTGGCAAGGTTCTTTTCAAAACAGGGAGCGTTTATGGTTACGTTGGTATGATCGAGACGGTAACTGGTTACTCACCCCTGCGGAATCCGAAAAACAAAGGGCTGATTTAGAAAAACAACGTGCCGATCAGGTTTTGTTAGCTCTCAGCCAAGAACAACAACGGACAGAAGAAGCAGAAGCAGAAGTTGCTCGACTCAAACAACTATTACAACAGTCTGGGATTAATCTTGATTAA
- a CDS encoding phosphate/phosphite/phosphonate ABC transporter substrate-binding protein, with product MTLPLPLTRYFLGATTILLLGTYLNSLIVPQTAIALSSSPFQIAQANPKQLVIIFANRRDATDLERKANEIAQFLSKQTGIPVKAMVADEGAAVEALRANRADVAFLGSRAAIRAEKTTKAKLYLAEVRQDYSGGHTYNSVLVVRKDSPLRQQPTEKQTLTQLRGKRMAFASRSSGSGFIMPTSQFVALGLIPNPDRYNQFFGQVIYGDGYPSALQAVLKKQADVAAVSEYALKAPWITPEEAKQLRVIWSIPGVPAHGIVIDDDVPTAERNNLITAFLKLNEPSNNTMFQSLYNSTKLVKVDHNRHIAPMEKALERAKLEP from the coding sequence ATGACCTTGCCATTGCCCCTCACCCGCTATTTTCTAGGTGCTACCACCATTCTACTGTTAGGAACTTATCTAAATAGTTTAATCGTTCCTCAAACCGCGATCGCCCTATCTTCATCCCCTTTCCAGATTGCCCAAGCCAACCCCAAACAACTGGTGATCATCTTTGCGAATCGTCGAGATGCAACGGATTTAGAACGAAAAGCCAATGAAATTGCTCAATTTTTGTCAAAACAAACTGGAATACCTGTCAAAGCCATGGTTGCTGATGAGGGAGCCGCCGTTGAAGCTCTGCGGGCAAACCGTGCTGATGTCGCTTTTTTAGGCAGTCGGGCCGCCATTCGAGCCGAAAAAACCACTAAGGCAAAATTATATTTAGCGGAAGTTCGCCAAGATTATTCTGGTGGCCATACCTACAACTCTGTTTTAGTGGTGCGAAAAGACAGTCCCCTACGACAACAACCGACGGAAAAGCAAACCCTGACCCAATTGCGCGGTAAACGGATGGCTTTTGCTTCTCGTTCATCAGGCTCTGGTTTTATTATGCCCACCAGTCAATTTGTTGCCCTCGGACTGATTCCCAACCCCGATCGCTATAATCAGTTTTTCGGTCAAGTTATCTATGGTGATGGTTATCCCAGTGCCTTGCAAGCCGTGTTGAAAAAGCAGGCCGATGTGGCAGCCGTTTCTGAGTACGCACTCAAAGCTCCCTGGATTACCCCAGAAGAAGCCAAACAATTGCGCGTCATTTGGTCAATTCCTGGGGTTCCTGCTCACGGCATTGTCATTGACGACGATGTACCAACCGCAGAACGAAACAACCTGATTACCGCTTTTTTAAAGTTGAACGAACCCAGTAATAACACGATGTTTCAGTCTTTATACAATTCTACGAAGTTAGTGAAAGTTGATCACAATCGCCACATTGCTCCCATGGAAAAAGCCTTAGAAAGAGCCAAGTTAGAGCCTTAA
- a CDS encoding DUF4231 domain-containing protein produces MNEPMESPNSTEVSPPVKLNKDLLENISRTFTIYDRSATNAQKRFIFLRLLILRLSVIVTLLAVLQSEFKNYHDGFDLTSALRQYFPYFPNVRKFMSDFLGFLVILAPISVSILLAGTVKFGRGVNWILLRASAEVIKQEIYRYRTQVGNYSNPKMRDLNFAQEIQAINERLMKTQVNQAGLAWNEPNVNKCQSWLKKRIDKFWSKFLPRQSQKKQENQSAVSDAKPDPYSSLTAQQYINERLIHQLKWYRKKTLDLDKKWQLWQWWIYLLGGVGTFLAAMKFDVWIAVTNAIAASILSFLEFRRLDSTLIGYNQTATNLENILWWWYALTDKDRTEPKNIEKLVESSERVIRSETTGWVQEMKDAMADLYKMDEDRLAKEAEEAKKAKETEEAEKAEKAEEAERNGDKKADEETKSVNLEEVPKQEDSGSNLSSTDN; encoded by the coding sequence ATGAATGAACCGATGGAATCACCCAATTCAACAGAAGTTTCGCCTCCTGTGAAGTTAAATAAAGATTTATTAGAGAATATTTCACGAACGTTTACGATCTATGACCGTAGTGCAACGAATGCTCAAAAGCGGTTTATTTTTCTGCGGTTATTGATTTTGCGATTAAGTGTGATTGTGACGTTGTTGGCTGTTTTACAGTCTGAGTTTAAAAATTATCACGATGGTTTCGATTTAACTTCGGCCTTGCGTCAATATTTCCCCTATTTTCCTAATGTTCGCAAATTTATGAGCGATTTTTTGGGATTTTTAGTGATTCTTGCTCCGATTTCGGTCAGTATTTTATTAGCTGGAACGGTTAAGTTTGGTCGGGGGGTTAATTGGATTTTGTTGCGGGCTAGTGCGGAAGTGATTAAGCAGGAAATTTATCGTTATCGTACTCAAGTGGGGAATTATAGTAATCCAAAGATGAGGGATCTTAATTTTGCTCAGGAGATTCAGGCGATTAATGAACGTTTGATGAAAACTCAGGTTAATCAAGCGGGTTTGGCTTGGAATGAACCCAATGTTAATAAGTGTCAATCTTGGTTAAAAAAGAGGATTGATAAGTTTTGGTCAAAGTTTTTACCTAGGCAATCGCAGAAAAAACAGGAGAATCAATCTGCTGTAAGCGATGCTAAGCCTGATCCCTATTCTTCGTTAACGGCTCAACAGTATATTAATGAGCGTTTGATCCATCAGTTGAAGTGGTATCGCAAGAAAACCTTGGATTTGGATAAAAAATGGCAATTATGGCAATGGTGGATTTATTTGTTGGGTGGTGTGGGAACTTTTTTGGCGGCGATGAAGTTTGATGTATGGATTGCGGTGACTAATGCGATCGCGGCTTCTATTTTGAGTTTTTTGGAGTTTCGGCGATTGGATTCGACTTTGATTGGTTATAACCAAACGGCAACGAATTTGGAAAATATTCTTTGGTGGTGGTACGCGCTGACTGATAAGGATCGGACGGAACCCAAAAATATTGAGAAGTTGGTGGAGAGTTCGGAGCGGGTGATTCGTTCGGAAACAACGGGTTGGGTACAGGAGATGAAGGATGCGATGGCGGATCTTTATAAGATGGATGAGGATCGTTTGGCTAAGGAGGCTGAAGAGGCTAAGAAAGCTAAAGAGACTGAGGAGGCTGAGAAAGCTGAGAAAGCTGAGGAGGCTGAGAGAAATGGTGATAAAAAGGCTGATGAGGAGACAAAATCGGTAAATCTGGAGGAAGTTCCTAAGCAGGAAGATTCTGGGTCAAATTTGTCATCAACTGATAATTAA
- the iscB gene encoding RNA-guided endonuclease IscB: MSNYVFVIDTDKQPCNPVHPAQARLLLNQKKAAVFRRYPFTIILKEKQEDVEVNSLTLKIDPGSQATGIAILNGEDVIWGAELSHRGQQIKSDLDSRRAIRRNRRNRKTRYRPARFLNRKKEKGWLTPSLQHRVDTTLTLVKKLIRYCPVTSIVQELVRFDLQKMENPEISGIEYQQGELQGYEVREYLLEKWNRQCAYCGAKNIPLQVEHIQPKAKGGTNRISNLCLACEPCNIGKGTQDIKDFLSGKPDVLKRVLSQAKSPLKDAAAVNSTRWALFNALKITGLPVSTGSGGQTKFNRTRLKLTKAHWIDAACVGTIDSLRIVTKQPLLIKATGHGCRQMCRTDKFGFPSRYVPRLKFIKGFQTGDIVKAIVTSGKKIVTYVGRVAVRSSGSFNISTSSQLIQGIGHKYCRAIHRKDGYSYSF, from the coding sequence ATGTCTAATTATGTTTTTGTTATTGATACCGATAAACAGCCTTGTAATCCAGTGCATCCTGCTCAAGCACGATTGTTACTGAATCAGAAAAAAGCTGCTGTATTTCGTCGGTATCCCTTCACCATTATTCTCAAGGAGAAGCAAGAAGATGTAGAAGTCAATTCGTTGACTCTTAAAATCGACCCAGGCTCTCAAGCAACAGGGATTGCTATTCTCAATGGAGAAGATGTCATTTGGGGAGCCGAATTATCTCACCGAGGACAACAAATCAAGTCCGACTTAGATTCCCGTCGCGCTATTCGTCGTAATCGCCGAAATCGTAAAACTCGCTATCGTCCTGCTCGATTCCTTAATCGGAAAAAGGAAAAGGGATGGTTAACTCCCAGTCTCCAACATCGAGTAGATACCACGCTAACCTTGGTCAAGAAATTGATTCGTTACTGTCCTGTCACTAGCATTGTTCAGGAGTTGGTTCGATTCGATTTACAGAAAATGGAAAACCCTGAAATCTCTGGTATTGAATACCAACAAGGAGAGTTACAGGGTTACGAAGTGCGGGAATATCTCTTGGAAAAATGGAACCGTCAATGTGCCTATTGTGGAGCAAAGAATATCCCTCTCCAAGTTGAGCATATTCAACCCAAGGCGAAGGGCGGAACTAATCGCATTTCCAATCTTTGTTTAGCCTGTGAACCCTGTAATATTGGCAAGGGAACTCAGGATATTAAAGACTTTCTTTCAGGAAAACCTGATGTCTTGAAACGAGTATTGAGTCAGGCAAAGTCTCCTTTAAAGGATGCCGCCGCCGTTAATTCGACCCGTTGGGCTTTATTTAATGCCTTAAAGATCACTGGATTACCTGTTTCTACGGGATCTGGTGGACAAACTAAGTTTAATCGCACTCGATTAAAATTAACTAAAGCTCATTGGATTGATGCCGCTTGTGTAGGAACGATTGATTCTTTACGGATTGTCACCAAGCAGCCTTTATTGATTAAGGCAACAGGACATGGATGCCGTCAAATGTGTCGCACCGATAAATTTGGCTTCCCATCTCGTTATGTCCCTCGCCTTAAGTTTATTAAAGGATTTCAGACAGGTGACATTGTTAAGGCAATCGTAACTTCTGGAAAGAAAATCGTAACTTACGTTGGACGAGTTGCTGTTCGTTCTAGTGGTAGTTTCAATATTTCAACATCCTCACAGCTAATACAAGGAATTGGGCATAAATACTGTCGGGCAATTCATCGTAAAGATGGTTACTCCTATAGTTTTTAA
- a CDS encoding CocE/NonD family hydrolase, which yields MLTVKQETISLLTRDRLRLDADIYYPETTEALPILLMRQPYGRKIASTVVYAHPRWYAAQGYIVIIQDVRGRGTSQGEFKLFENEILDGLDTLNWLAQLPNSTGEVGMYGFSYQGMTQLYAAASQPPNLKTICPAMIAQDLYQDWAYENNAFCLQLNMAWAIQLAAETAKLRGDNDDFQKLYYASRHLPLTDNIPANPQILQELAPDSFYHDWLNRPQSDPYWQNLSPQNLLENIDLPILHIGGWFDPHLRGNLRLYQTLQNRCRSPQHLVVGPWGHLPWGQSLGEINYGEAANSFIDQMQIAWFDYFLKQKNSALMTNLPVKLFEMGSNQWRYYDNFTSGKQQIHYLHSNGLAAINNQAGKLVTTLPDVEIPVTDYFVHDPWRPVPSLGGHASFPAGVFERSLLDCRTDIVTYTSEPLTTDLHLLGSPMVEIQVQADSESFDLCAILSRMTADGNVYHISQGYRRLNQSQAVVNLSLQATCIKIPKGDRLRLSLSGACFPAYNVNAGTGKALAEAQLLEQQVITISIELGKHFNSKLCLSLNKNIV from the coding sequence ATGCTTACTGTTAAACAAGAAACCATTTCCCTGCTGACCCGCGATCGCCTGCGACTAGATGCTGATATTTATTACCCTGAAACAACTGAAGCTTTACCAATCCTATTAATGCGCCAACCCTACGGTCGTAAAATTGCCTCTACGGTGGTTTATGCCCATCCCCGTTGGTATGCAGCCCAGGGTTATATTGTCATCATTCAAGATGTGCGGGGTAGAGGAACTTCTCAAGGAGAATTTAAATTATTTGAAAACGAAATTCTGGACGGATTAGATACCTTAAATTGGCTGGCTCAACTGCCGAATAGCACTGGGGAAGTGGGAATGTATGGTTTTTCCTATCAGGGCATGACCCAACTCTATGCTGCCGCCAGTCAACCGCCTAACTTGAAAACGATTTGTCCAGCGATGATTGCCCAGGATTTATATCAGGATTGGGCCTATGAAAATAACGCCTTTTGTTTACAGTTAAATATGGCTTGGGCGATACAATTAGCCGCAGAAACGGCCAAATTAAGGGGAGATAATGACGATTTTCAAAAACTTTATTACGCTTCTCGTCACTTACCCTTAACCGACAATATTCCTGCTAATCCTCAGATCTTGCAAGAATTAGCCCCTGACTCTTTTTATCACGACTGGCTAAATCGTCCTCAATCCGATCCCTACTGGCAGAATTTATCGCCCCAAAATCTACTAGAAAATATCGATTTGCCGATACTCCATATTGGTGGTTGGTTCGATCCTCATCTGCGGGGTAATCTTCGTCTTTATCAAACGTTACAAAACCGTTGTCGATCGCCGCAACATTTAGTGGTTGGCCCTTGGGGACATTTACCCTGGGGGCAGAGTCTTGGTGAAATAAATTATGGCGAAGCAGCTAATAGTTTTATTGATCAGATGCAAATTGCTTGGTTTGACTATTTCCTTAAACAGAAAAACTCAGCTTTGATGACTAATCTGCCCGTTAAGTTATTTGAAATGGGTAGTAATCAATGGCGATATTACGATAATTTTACTTCAGGCAAACAACAGATTCATTATCTTCATAGTAATGGATTAGCTGCTATTAACAATCAGGCGGGAAAATTAGTCACGACTCTCCCTGATGTTGAAATCCCTGTAACGGATTATTTTGTCCATGATCCCTGGCGACCCGTACCTTCTTTAGGTGGTCATGCAAGTTTTCCGGCGGGAGTTTTTGAGCGATCGCTGTTAGATTGTCGCACCGATATTGTCACCTATACTTCAGAGCCACTAACGACAGATTTACACCTTTTAGGTTCTCCGATGGTCGAGATTCAAGTCCAAGCAGATAGCGAAAGTTTTGATCTCTGTGCCATTTTGTCTAGAATGACTGCCGATGGCAACGTTTATCATATTAGCCAGGGCTATCGTCGCCTTAATCAGTCTCAAGCAGTTGTCAATCTCTCTCTTCAGGCAACTTGTATTAAAATTCCCAAAGGCGATCGCTTACGATTGAGTCTTAGTGGTGCTTGCTTTCCGGCCTATAATGTTAACGCGGGTACAGGAAAAGCTTTAGCAGAAGCACAATTATTAGAGCAGCAAGTGATTACTATCAGTATTGAATTAGGCAAGCATTTTAATAGTAAACTTTGTCTGAGTTTAAACAAAAACATAGTCTAA
- a CDS encoding type II toxin-antitoxin system HicA family toxin, whose amino-acid sequence MVTKVRDLIRLVEADGWVLIDTVGSHRQFKHPTKSGKVTMAGKLSDDVRKGTLASLLRQAGLK is encoded by the coding sequence ATGGTCACGAAAGTTCGAGATTTGATTAGGTTAGTGGAGGCAGATGGTTGGGTTTTGATAGATACAGTAGGAAGTCATCGGCAGTTTAAGCATCCAACTAAGTCGGGAAAGGTGACAATGGCTGGAAAATTGAGCGATGATGTTCGTAAGGGAACTTTAGCCAGTCTTCTCAGACAGGCAGGTTTAAAATGA